In Clostridium sp. DL-VIII, the following proteins share a genomic window:
- a CDS encoding prolyl oligopeptidase family serine peptidase, whose product MERNMENRKVILIVILLLLGFISVGYLFLFYDSRNKTNENVSSENRKEYNKEPVSEEKNPVEEVNTEGIKKYKNFLLDNVLHSQTNGDIHYNVYIPESYDGSEPYALYFTLPGYEGLYFQGVGVNLGAEKFGFEAQKYNSNMIIVAPQLEDWGEKSADQTIALVEYFLSNYNIDQTKVYANGYSGGGETMSIVLGKRPDLFTAYLHCSSRWDGAYEPVVDKHIPVYFAVGENDDYYGSGPTKEAYHKLHELYEAQGMTEEEINQLLVLDVKNHDYFIQRGATHEHGGGALFAYDEDIMKWLLKK is encoded by the coding sequence TTGGAAAGAAATATGGAAAATAGAAAAGTTATTTTGATTGTAATATTACTTCTTTTGGGCTTCATAAGTGTTGGGTACTTGTTTTTATTTTATGATTCACGAAATAAAACTAATGAGAATGTAAGTAGTGAAAATAGAAAGGAATACAATAAAGAACCCGTGAGTGAAGAAAAAAATCCCGTAGAGGAAGTTAATACAGAAGGAATAAAAAAGTACAAAAATTTTTTACTAGACAATGTACTTCATTCGCAAACAAATGGTGATATTCATTATAACGTGTATATTCCTGAAAGCTATGATGGAAGCGAGCCATATGCATTATATTTTACACTTCCAGGTTATGAAGGATTATATTTTCAAGGTGTTGGCGTAAATCTGGGTGCGGAGAAATTCGGATTCGAGGCACAAAAATATAATTCGAATATGATTATTGTTGCACCCCAGCTTGAAGACTGGGGTGAGAAATCAGCTGACCAGACAATTGCGTTAGTAGAATATTTTCTTAGTAATTACAATATTGATCAAACAAAAGTATATGCCAACGGTTATTCAGGAGGTGGAGAAACCATGTCTATCGTGTTAGGAAAAAGACCGGATTTATTTACAGCATATCTGCATTGCAGTTCAAGATGGGATGGAGCCTATGAACCAGTCGTTGATAAACATATTCCGGTATATTTTGCAGTAGGTGAGAACGATGATTATTATGGTTCAGGGCCAACAAAAGAGGCATATCATAAACTGCATGAATTATATGAAGCACAGGGAATGACAGAAGAAGAAATCAATCAGTTGTTAGTACTTGATGTGAAAAATCATGATTATTTTATACAAAGGGGAGCTACGCATGAACATGGTGGAGGTGCGCTGTTTGCTTATGATGAAGATATCATGAAATGGCTGTTAAAAAAATAG
- a CDS encoding flavodoxin yields MKKLFAFMMTCVLLFSFIGCSRTGTSSTDNSKPDSSDTAKNGTDSDSSQSEAPKDSASSSKPTPSTEKDSKTLVVYFSMPETTDPSNMTKAEDDSTVVIDGKVLGNTQYMAYVIQENTGADIFRIEPETPYPTDHATLVDLAAEEQKKNARPVIKSHIDNIEQYDTIFLGYPNWWGDMPMIVYSFLDEYDLSGKTIIPFNSHGGSGFSNTISTIKKLEPNATVSDKGYTVSRNKVEKDAPNIISWLSDLGYTK; encoded by the coding sequence ATGAAGAAATTATTTGCTTTTATGATGACCTGTGTTCTTTTATTCAGTTTTATTGGGTGCAGCAGAACAGGTACATCATCTACTGACAATTCAAAGCCTGATTCCTCTGATACCGCAAAGAACGGTACAGATAGTGATTCCAGCCAAAGTGAAGCACCTAAGGATTCTGCTTCGTCTAGCAAACCTACTCCCTCTACTGAGAAAGACTCAAAAACACTTGTTGTTTATTTTTCTATGCCAGAAACTACAGATCCGAGCAATATGACCAAGGCGGAAGACGACAGTACTGTGGTCATTGATGGAAAAGTTTTGGGAAATACACAGTATATGGCTTATGTGATCCAGGAGAATACAGGTGCAGATATTTTCCGTATTGAGCCTGAAACACCTTATCCCACTGATCACGCCACTCTTGTAGATTTAGCAGCAGAAGAGCAGAAAAAAAATGCGCGTCCTGTAATAAAATCTCATATTGACAATATAGAACAATATGACACTATTTTCTTAGGTTATCCAAATTGGTGGGGGGATATGCCGATGATTGTATACTCTTTTCTTGACGAATATGACTTGTCCGGTAAAACGATTATCCCATTTAACAGCCATGGAGGCAGTGGTTTCTCAAATACCATCAGTACTATTAAGAAGCTTGAACCTAATGCAACGGTAAGTGATAAGGGATATACGGTATCAAGAAACAAAGTTGAGAAGGATGCGCCGAATATTATTTCCTGGCTAAGTGATTTAGGATATACAAAATAA
- a CDS encoding carboxymuconolactone decarboxylase family protein, protein MSIKQQSIVTIAAFTANGDLEKLKIALNEGLDAGLTVNEIKEILVQMYAYAGFPRSLNGINTFRIVMEEREQKGIKDEVGKEASPLPDNKNSIQLGTEIQTRLTGMPASGGNTFVPVIDDFLKGHLFGDIFGRDVLDFQSREIATISALSSIDGVNPQLQGHFNVGFNVGLTEAQMRNIISILELKVGKKQADNASEVLDRVLSSRAANATNK, encoded by the coding sequence TTGAGTATCAAGCAACAGAGTATAGTTACAATCGCAGCGTTTACTGCTAATGGTGATTTAGAGAAACTGAAAATAGCTTTGAACGAAGGGTTGGATGCAGGTTTAACTGTAAATGAAATTAAGGAAATTTTGGTTCAGATGTATGCATATGCAGGATTTCCTCGTAGTCTGAATGGTATTAATACTTTTAGAATTGTTATGGAAGAACGGGAGCAAAAAGGAATAAAGGATGAGGTTGGTAAGGAAGCAAGTCCATTACCTGATAATAAAAACAGTATACAACTTGGAACTGAAATTCAGACTAGACTGACAGGAATGCCTGCCAGTGGTGGAAATACTTTTGTTCCCGTTATTGATGATTTTTTGAAAGGACATCTTTTCGGGGACATATTCGGACGAGATGTACTAGATTTCCAAAGCAGAGAGATAGCAACCATTTCAGCGTTATCAAGTATTGATGGTGTCAATCCACAGTTACAGGGTCATTTCAACGTTGGATTTAATGTGGGACTGACTGAGGCACAGATGAGAAACATAATATCTATACTCGAATTAAAAGTTGGCAAGAAACAAGCTGATAATGCAAGCGAGGTTCTGGATAGGGTTTTAAGTAGCAGAGCAGCTAATGCTACAAATAAATAA
- a CDS encoding cupin domain-containing protein, translating to MKDLSEGVIFPKGEKSTDTEHFVGEEWVEMLVSNDENFNCPTFNVTFKPGGRNSWHKHPGGQILLVTGGEGYYQEEGKPVQILHAGDVVKIPPNVKHWHGATPNSWFTHIAMLPNIEKGGVEWLEPVTDEEYNNLTK from the coding sequence GTGAAAGATTTAAGTGAAGGTGTAATTTTCCCAAAAGGTGAAAAGAGTACTGATACGGAACATTTTGTTGGGGAAGAATGGGTTGAAATGCTGGTATCTAATGATGAGAATTTTAATTGTCCTACATTTAATGTAACTTTTAAACCAGGCGGAAGAAATAGTTGGCATAAACATCCAGGTGGTCAAATTCTGCTTGTTACTGGAGGAGAAGGATATTATCAGGAAGAAGGAAAGCCAGTACAGATTCTCCATGCAGGAGATGTAGTAAAGATACCTCCGAATGTTAAACATTGGCATGGTGCAACACCGAATAGCTGGTTTACACATATTGCGATGTTGCCTAATATTGAAAAGGGAGGAGTAGAATGGCTAGAACCTGTAACTGATGAAGAATATAATAATTTAACAAAATAG
- a CDS encoding flavodoxin family protein: MKKILFITTTPTVGGNGDTLIEAAMEAAKEKGSKVQRVDVRDKNICSCKACYKCKDSGKCVQEDDFSQLLTLIHESDGIIAEAPIYYNCMASQAITVIDRFCCTFCCPTYQIGPKKKVGVLLTCTGSSTEEMKRHVNNILTLPSLQRSIEEFKTEVFTNCGTPDSCLHNKEYLQHARMIGEWVTE; the protein is encoded by the coding sequence ATGAAAAAAATATTATTTATTACTACTACACCTACAGTTGGAGGTAACGGTGATACATTGATCGAAGCCGCTATGGAAGCAGCGAAGGAAAAAGGATCAAAAGTTCAAAGAGTAGATGTGAGGGATAAGAATATCTGTTCGTGCAAAGCTTGCTATAAATGTAAAGATAGTGGTAAATGTGTACAAGAAGATGATTTTTCTCAATTGCTAACTTTAATACACGAAAGTGATGGAATTATTGCTGAAGCACCGATCTATTATAACTGCATGGCTTCACAGGCTATTACGGTAATTGATCGTTTTTGTTGTACATTTTGCTGCCCTACCTATCAAATAGGTCCAAAGAAAAAGGTTGGAGTTTTATTGACTTGCACAGGGTCTTCAACTGAAGAAATGAAACGCCATGTTAATAATATCTTAACGCTTCCAAGCCTTCAAAGATCTATTGAAGAATTTAAAACAGAGGTGTTTACAAATTGTGGTACTCCAGATTCTTGCTTACACAATAAAGAATATTTGCAACACGCTCGTATGATTGGAGAATGGGTTACAGAATAA
- a CDS encoding flavodoxin: MAKSLIAYFSHSGNTEVIANIINDKVKGDLFKIDTVEVYSTNYHEVVEVAKKEKESNSRPKLSTKVEDMSSYNVIYIGFPNWWSTMPMGVFTFLESYDFSDKTIIPFCTHGGGGMGNSQVDIKKLCSKSNVLRGFSISRGSVSMSEEVSRCLQKLGMI, translated from the coding sequence ATGGCAAAAAGTTTAATTGCATACTTTTCACACTCTGGAAATACAGAAGTAATAGCAAATATAATAAATGATAAGGTAAAAGGTGATTTGTTTAAAATTGATACAGTAGAAGTGTACTCAACTAATTATCATGAAGTAGTTGAAGTGGCTAAGAAAGAAAAAGAAAGTAACAGTAGACCGAAACTATCAACTAAAGTAGAGGATATGAGTTCTTATAATGTAATATATATTGGCTTTCCAAATTGGTGGAGCACAATGCCGATGGGGGTATTTACATTCTTAGAATCATATGATTTCTCTGATAAGACTATTATTCCATTTTGTACCCATGGAGGAGGTGGAATGGGTAACAGTCAAGTGGACATAAAGAAACTTTGTTCAAAATCAAATGTTTTAAGAGGATTTTCAATTAGTAGAGGTAGCGTGAGTATGTCAGAAGAAGTATCGAGGTGTCTCCAGAAATTAGGAATGATTTAA
- a CDS encoding aldo/keto reductase, protein MKKRKLGNSNLEVSAIGLGCMGMDHAYGQPADREEMIRLIRRAVELGCNFFDTAVVYGESNEELLGEALAPLRNQVVIATKFGITGQEIVDGKLQNILDSRPESIREQVKGSLKRLKVDCIDLYYQHRVDPKVEPEVVAGVIKELIAEGKIKAWGLSNAPIGYMRRAHAVCPLVAIENQYSMVWREPEKELFDLCEELGISFVAYSPLGNGFLSGKYTKNTKYEKSDFRSFMGRFKPEVMDHNQSLLDLIAKVAESKNVTSAQIVLAWELAQKPYIIPIPGTTKMHRLEENLGADNITLTEEELASINEALSKIDIDETHF, encoded by the coding sequence ATGAAAAAACGTAAATTAGGAAATAGTAATCTTGAGGTTTCTGCAATTGGTCTAGGATGTATGGGGATGGATCATGCTTATGGACAACCAGCAGACCGTGAAGAGATGATTCGATTGATTCGCAGGGCAGTTGAATTAGGATGTAACTTTTTTGATACAGCTGTTGTTTATGGTGAATCTAATGAAGAGTTATTAGGTGAAGCATTAGCGCCATTGAGAAATCAAGTTGTTATTGCTACAAAATTTGGTATTACTGGCCAAGAAATTGTTGATGGAAAACTTCAAAATATCTTAGATAGTAGACCTGAATCTATTAGAGAACAAGTAAAAGGATCTTTAAAAAGATTAAAGGTTGATTGTATTGATTTATATTATCAACACAGAGTTGATCCTAAAGTAGAACCTGAAGTTGTTGCTGGAGTAATAAAAGAATTAATAGCTGAAGGAAAAATCAAAGCATGGGGATTATCAAATGCACCAATTGGTTATATGAGACGTGCTCATGCAGTATGTCCGTTAGTGGCTATTGAAAATCAATATTCAATGGTGTGGAGAGAACCAGAAAAAGAATTGTTTGATTTATGTGAAGAATTAGGTATTTCATTTGTTGCTTATAGTCCTTTAGGCAATGGATTCTTAAGTGGTAAGTATACAAAGAATACAAAATATGAAAAAAGTGACTTCAGAAGCTTTATGGGAAGATTCAAACCAGAAGTTATGGATCATAATCAATCATTATTGGATTTAATCGCAAAAGTAGCTGAAAGTAAAAATGTAACATCAGCACAAATCGTATTAGCTTGGGAATTGGCTCAAAAACCTTATATTATTCCGATTCCTGGTACAACAAAAATGCATAGGTTAGAAGAAAATCTGGGAGCTGATAATATAACATTAACGGAGGAAGAATTAGCTAGTATTAATGAAGCTTTATCTAAAATTGATATAGATGAAACACATTTTTAA
- a CDS encoding aldo/keto reductase has translation MKYVELNNGVKMPILGYGVFQIPDQKECERCVLDAIEVGYRLIDTAQAYGNEEAVGNAVKKCGVPREELFITTKVWIANAGYENAKKSIEESLKKLQLDYLDLLLIHQPFNDYYGTYRAMEKLYKEGKLKAIGVSNFYPDRLIDLTKFNEVVPAVNQVETHVFNQQVKAQEVMKKYGVQIQAWAPFAEGKNNLFSNEILKEIGDKYSKSIAQVALRYLIQRGVSVLPKSVSKERMIQNIDVFDFELTKEDMDLIAALDKGESLFFSHYDPQTVEYLTGLVR, from the coding sequence ATGAAATATGTAGAATTAAACAATGGTGTCAAAATGCCGATTTTGGGATATGGAGTATTCCAAATTCCAGATCAAAAAGAATGTGAAAGATGTGTACTAGATGCAATAGAGGTAGGTTATCGTCTAATCGATACAGCACAGGCTTACGGTAATGAAGAAGCTGTAGGTAACGCTGTTAAAAAATGTGGTGTTCCAAGAGAAGAATTATTCATCACTACAAAGGTATGGATTGCTAATGCTGGATATGAAAATGCAAAGAAATCTATCGAAGAATCATTAAAAAAACTTCAATTGGATTATTTAGATTTATTATTAATCCATCAGCCATTTAATGATTATTATGGAACTTATCGTGCAATGGAAAAACTATATAAAGAAGGAAAACTTAAAGCAATAGGTGTAAGTAACTTTTATCCAGACAGATTAATCGACTTAACTAAGTTCAATGAAGTTGTTCCAGCAGTAAATCAGGTTGAAACACATGTATTTAATCAACAAGTAAAGGCTCAGGAAGTAATGAAAAAGTATGGCGTTCAGATTCAAGCTTGGGCACCTTTTGCCGAAGGGAAAAACAACCTATTTAGCAATGAAATATTAAAAGAAATTGGAGATAAATATAGTAAGTCAATTGCACAAGTTGCTTTAAGATATCTTATTCAAAGAGGAGTATCAGTGCTTCCTAAATCGGTTAGCAAGGAAAGAATGATACAAAATATTGACGTATTTGATTTTGAATTAACAAAAGAGGATATGGATTTGATTGCTGCTTTAGATAAAGGCGAAAGCTTATTCTTCTCACATTATGATCCACAAACAGTTGAATATTTAACAGGCTTAGTAAGATAA